The region tgtttcatttaATCAACCTGTGATTAACGTGAGTTCACTCATATCAGCATTCTTCTGTACTCCCCAATCcagacactcacccccaccccaccataatATTGTGTTATCTGCAGCTACAGCTCAGTGTGTTTTCATTTCACTTTTAGGCACAGAGGACAGGAGGTgctgagggggagagaaggggttttgggttttgggaAGGGTTTATTTTTGCAGTTGTGCGATCTCTTTGTTTACTTTTTGAGGCAAAGTGGACTTAGATGTCACCCACGTCTACAGCTGACCTTAACCTAAAGTTTCAATGAACTCAATATCTTCGTCCATTTTGGGTAGCTGCATCCTGGCCAGAATGTTGTTTATCCCCTGACGATCCCGTGCCGTGAGATGACATGTGGATGATGCTGTGTTGTCCTCAAACCCTGGCACGTTGCTCTGGGACCTCTTGCCCATGGACTTCAAGGCAGAGTCCAGATGATCTCTGGAGATGTGgataaaatcaaacagagcgcCAACCACTCGAACAGGATCTGCAACAACGTCCTCGTACCGCAATACGGGAATGGGAAATCCCTCGGCCTGCAAACGTTGGACCATTCTTATTTGTGAGCAGGTCATCGATGCAAAAATATTGATGATGTTTAAATCCGGAACCAGATCTTCCAAAGCTGCTTTCTCCTCTTCAGAACCCAAAAACAAATATCGAAATGCAAGGTGTCGGAAAAACGGTGTTAAAGAAGCTACAGTGTCAGAATTGACCAGAGTCAGCCATGTCAACTTCCCTCGTGACAACAGCCGTTTGAATGACCTGAGCAGTTGTGGCAGACGTCTGAACATGAACACGTGTCGATTTTCAGGACATACTTTGTGGATGTCTCTTACCAACACGGAGCAAAATGATCGCGTTTTGATGAAGACGTGTTCTGTAGCAGATGGAGAACAGCCTTTGGCTGTTGTGGCATGGTAAACCAGTGTGTAAATAGTGCTTTGCAGCAGTGACAGGCAGCAGTCCGATGTTTTCCGATACGCATTTGCCAACATAGCTATGTTCAAGATGGCGTCTGGCTcggacacacaaaccacaccaggTACACCTTCCATCACTTGACACAGCATTGTCGATCCACATCGGCCTGTGATAGACAACCACGTGACCGGCACTCGGCAATCTTCGGCAATTTCCGCCGCCAGAACGTGGAACCAATGATGAGACGTCACGTAAACCTCCTCAGCGTGGAAAAACTGGGCCATGTAGAAGAAGGGCGAAGTTTCTGATCTGTAGCAGTTGACTCCTGGAGATGTACGCACGAACAATACGCAATCAGGCGTCACGCAGTATAGAGACACATCAGGTTTCAAGAGAACATCTAGCGAGGAAAGCTTTTGTTGACTATGCACTAGAAAGTCTTCAGCAGTCGTCATTTCAATCAGGTTATTTTTCCACCTCCACACAACACTGCCGCTGACGACACAGCTCTCCCTGTTGTGGAGCTCATCAAGGCGTTTCCTGGGGTCTCTGAAGATCAGCCTCTGAAgcaggacaaacagacagcccTGAAGCCAATGAACAGCAGAACAGCCGACAGAGAGAAGAGTACGCCTGCACCAGTTCAAGATGTAGAACACACCCATCCTGTCGCCTCTGTCCTTGGGCAGAATCTTGCAAGTGAAGCTGGACGTTCTGTCAAACGAAATCCTCTGAAAAGAAGAAACGGAATTCTGAAGATATGCTGGAGAATACTGTAATAAGTTGCCTTCTTTTATTATCCACTctcccgacatacacacacacaaacacatgaactgtCAAAAATCAATTTTATAAATAGACGTAGAATTgaccaaaaagacacacacacacacacacacacacacacacacacattcacacacacacacacacacacacacacacacacacacacacacacacatacacacacacagacacctgaaaTAAGAAATCAAACACACAGACTTTTCACAGTACACACTCTCATGTGCAActgaagaatgatttttttttcttaaaacaatTTTCAGTCCTCCGTCTACTATTgttaaaagtgaaaagacgttaattaaCGAGCGAACGAATGAACACCTATGATAACTGTTACTAAGATGTCAGGACGGCCAAAGTACGTGACAACAAAAGGCAGcggtcaagttttttttttttttttttttttgtgtgcctaaCCAGTAAAGACTTGACTGACACTGCATACACTGCCACACTTAGTTTCGGGACAAGGTTTACGCCATGGCCCTTTAGGCTGATTACGATCACTCACTCAAGGGGCCGATCCCCTATCCGTCTCCAAAGTACGacaatcatacatacagacacagcacacagagacacaaacacacacgtacacacacacacactgacacacacatgcacacagacataaacacactcagacacagatagacacagacacacaaacacacacacagacacacacaaacacacacacatacacacacatgtgcagcagTGGCCCAGTGATAAAAACACCTGTCTTGGAAACAAACAATCCGATGTTAGACTGAAATAAGGACCAGGATTAttactaccccctcctccaaccctcccAATACACCTTTTGTTATGGTGGTGTGTAGCTGCTAGACTTTTAATGAAATGACAAAACCCGGGCTcttatgtgcagcatgcacatcgCGGACGTACAATCACCCCCGATAGCAATAGAACTTTTTCTCTGGCATAGCACAATCACCCCCAACAGCAATAGAACTTTTTCTCTGGCATAGCACAATCACCCCCAACAGCAATAGAACTTTTTCTCTGGCATAGCGCAATCATCCCCAACAGCAATAGAACTTTTCCTCTGGCATAGCACATTCACCCCCAAAAGCAATAGAACTTTTTCTCTGGCATAGCGCAATCATCCCCAACAGCAATAGAACTTTTCCTCTGGTATGGTACAATCACCCCCTATAGCAATAAAACTTCTCCTATGGCATGGTACAATCATCCCCAATAGCAATTGAACTTTTTCTCTGGCATGGCACAATCATCCCCAACAGCAATAGAACTTTTTCTCTGGCATGGCACATTCACCCCAAACAGCAATAGAACTTTTCCTCTGGCATGGCACAATCACCCCCAACAGCAACAGAACTTTTCCTCTGGCAtgggttttgtgtgtgaagaaacaacAATGACACGCTTTCATTgagaaacatacatgcacacagtaaataaaggaggaaaaaaaaggtgacgctgCTCTTTGTTGGTACACTCTTCACAGGGAGAGAAGCAGGGACTTCACGTGCAGCAATGTATtgcgacaatacaaaacaatacaatgtccTGTCCGTTTTCCTtgctcccccactctttctcctgtACATTTGTTAGAGTGTCAGTCTGTTggttctgggttcgattccagcaTGAGCAACTGCAACGTTAAGGACGGACATCAATGTTGCTGATGTCTGTGGACAGCATGTGTGTTTTCGCGGGATATGGTCATATTCATACGATAAAGATCCCGTAGAAAACGTACATATGATAGACATAGATATATTTTTGGGACAAAATCAGGGTGGGTTTCAATTCATATAGTTGCATGATGGGAAAATGAAATGAGAATAATATATAGTAGTTAAAAATAAGAACTCACCTTTAGTGAAGGACTGAGT is a window of Babylonia areolata isolate BAREFJ2019XMU chromosome 5, ASM4173473v1, whole genome shotgun sequence DNA encoding:
- the LOC143282187 gene encoding uncharacterized protein LOC143282187, which translates into the protein MGVFYILNWCRRTLLSVGCSAVHWLQGCLFVLLQRLIFRDPRKRLDELHNRESCVVSGSVVWRWKNNLIEMTTAEDFLVHSQQKLSSLDVLLKPDVSLYCVTPDCVLFVRTSPGVNCYRSETSPFFYMAQFFHAEEVYVTSHHWFHVLAAEIAEDCRVPVTWLSITGRCGSTMLCQVMEGVPGVVCVSEPDAILNIAMLANAYRKTSDCCLSLLQSTIYTLVYHATTAKGCSPSATEHVFIKTRSFCSVLVRDIHKVCPENRHVFMFRRLPQLLRSFKRLLSRGKLTWLTLVNSDTVASLTPFFRHLAFRYLFLGSEEEKAALEDLVPDLNIINIFASMTCSQIRMVQRLQAEGFPIPVLRYEDVVADPVRVVGALFDFIHISRDHLDSALKSMGKRSQSNVPGFEDNTASSTCHLTARDRQGINNILARMQLPKMDEDIEFIETLG